A window of Mytilus edulis chromosome 10, xbMytEdul2.2, whole genome shotgun sequence contains these coding sequences:
- the LOC139490636 gene encoding uncharacterized protein, protein MEQNNVDDRITLALNTLRNELLDLRSQDVKLMKQLLNINDTIQTLSKRQGHKRQARTISGHQRRCMSSYTLPNSTNQIEQKTFTRRLSAPIFEDTMGSSSSLEGSVCSEDMSEYSESEEDLSTRSPKLSRPPSLSFIRDSDSDICDEDILRTNIRVWKLSKSNLCS, encoded by the exons atgGAACAGAATAATGTGGATGATAGAATTACGTTAGCTTTAAATACATTGAGAAATGAACTG CTTGATCTAAGAAGCCAAGATGTAAAATTGATGAAGCAACTTCTTAATATAAACGATACCATACAAACATTATCTAAACGGCAAGGACACAAGCGGCAAGCTAGAACCATTTCTGGTCACCAAAGAAGGTGTATGAGTAGTTATACGCTGCCAAACTCTACCAATCAAATAGAACAGAAAACATTTACACGAAGACTAAGTGCTCCTATATTCGAAGATACAATGGGCTCGTCATCAAGTTTAGAAG gaTCTGTTTGTTCTGAAGATATGAGTGAATATTCCGAAAGTGAAGAGGATTTATCAACGAGATCACCCAAATTATCTCGACCACCATCTTTGTCTTTCATAAGGGATTCTGATAGTGACATTTGTGATGAGGATATCTTGAGAACAAATATCCGTGTTTGGAAACTGTCAAAATCAAACCTCTGTAGCTGA